One stretch of Rathayibacter festucae DSM 15932 DNA includes these proteins:
- a CDS encoding polysaccharide deacetylase family protein, producing MNGSRPDALRRRALLLGIASAAVGLAGCTSTGRLTPTATPVAATTTPTPTPTPPPRPVPTATAAPVPIRARFPLPEGTITELPGDGNLMAWTVDDGADSDVVAAYAQFAKDTGTRLTFFLNGKYDSWTVNAPALAPLVASGQVQLANHTWSHADLTSLSDDGIQEELGRNGDFIRATYGVEAAPFYRPPFGYTDARSRAAAAAVGYTATTLWYGSLSDSGRITPEQLLGFADQWFRPQRIVIGHANFDPVTTVYAQLVDLLRARSLETVTLRDVFAV from the coding sequence ATGAACGGCTCGAGGCCGGATGCACTGCGGCGCCGTGCGCTGCTGCTGGGGATCGCCTCCGCCGCCGTCGGCCTGGCCGGGTGCACGAGCACCGGGCGGCTCACGCCGACCGCGACGCCGGTGGCCGCGACCACGACTCCCACCCCCACTCCCACTCCCCCGCCGCGCCCCGTGCCCACGGCGACGGCGGCGCCCGTGCCGATCCGCGCGCGCTTCCCGCTCCCGGAGGGCACGATCACCGAGCTGCCCGGCGACGGGAACCTGATGGCGTGGACGGTCGACGACGGCGCCGACTCCGACGTCGTCGCCGCCTACGCGCAGTTCGCGAAGGACACCGGGACCCGGCTCACCTTCTTCCTCAACGGGAAGTACGACTCCTGGACCGTGAACGCGCCGGCACTCGCGCCGCTCGTCGCGAGCGGGCAGGTGCAGCTCGCGAACCACACCTGGTCGCACGCCGACCTGACCTCGCTCTCGGACGACGGGATCCAGGAGGAGCTCGGCCGCAACGGCGACTTCATCCGCGCGACCTACGGCGTGGAGGCCGCGCCGTTCTACCGCCCGCCGTTCGGCTACACCGACGCGCGCAGCCGGGCGGCCGCGGCGGCCGTCGGCTACACGGCGACGACGCTCTGGTACGGCTCGCTCTCGGACTCGGGGCGGATCACGCCGGAGCAGCTGCTCGGCTTCGCGGACCAGTGGTTCCGGCCGCAGCGCATCGTGATCGGGCACGCGAACTTCGACCCGGTCACGACGGTCTACGCGCAGCTGGTCGACCTCCTCCGCGCCCGCTCCCTCGAGACGGTGACCCTCCGCGACGTCTTCGCCGTCTGA
- the rpsN gene encoding 30S ribosomal protein S14, with amino-acid sequence MAKKSKIARNEQRKVVVDRYAAKRLELKKALVDPAGTDESREAARTGLQKLPRNASPVRVRSRDAVDGRPRGNLSKFGISRVRFRDMAHRGELPGITKSSW; translated from the coding sequence ATGGCCAAGAAGAGCAAGATCGCCCGCAATGAGCAGCGCAAGGTGGTCGTCGACCGCTACGCCGCCAAGCGCCTCGAGCTGAAGAAGGCCCTCGTCGACCCCGCCGGGACCGACGAGTCCCGCGAGGCCGCCCGCACGGGTCTCCAGAAGCTCCCCCGCAACGCCTCGCCCGTCCGCGTCCGCTCGCGCGACGCCGTCGACGGCCGCCCCCGCGGCAACCTCTCGAAGTTCGGCATCTCGCGTGTCCGCTTCCGTGACATGGCCCACCGCGGCGAGCTGCCCGGCATCACCAAGTCGAGCTGGTAA
- a CDS encoding Asp23/Gls24 family envelope stress response protein, whose product MAESTANTTTTNGTGRTVIDDGVIAKVAGIAAREVPGVHALGNGAARALGAIRGALGNDDRAQGVKVEVGERQVAADVTIVAEYPAALQDVAEGVRSAVGRAIREIVGMDVAEINVTVQDVYIPEDDAPEAEPRVA is encoded by the coding sequence ATGGCCGAGAGCACCGCGAACACCACGACGACGAACGGGACCGGACGCACGGTCATCGACGACGGCGTCATCGCGAAGGTGGCCGGCATCGCGGCTCGCGAGGTGCCCGGCGTGCACGCCCTCGGCAACGGCGCCGCCCGCGCCCTCGGCGCCATCCGCGGCGCGCTCGGCAACGACGACCGCGCCCAGGGCGTCAAGGTCGAGGTCGGCGAGCGCCAGGTCGCCGCCGACGTCACGATCGTCGCCGAGTACCCGGCCGCGCTCCAGGACGTCGCGGAGGGCGTGCGCTCCGCCGTCGGCCGCGCGATCCGCGAGATCGTCGGCATGGACGTCGCCGAGATCAACGTCACCGTCCAGGACGTGTACATCCCCGAGGACGACGCCCCCGAGGCCGAGCCGCGCGTCGCCTGA
- a CDS encoding PaaI family thioesterase — protein sequence MDELRSKTVTWHDPMAGAAAATRMNGLDYLRAMLDGTIPPPPIITLMNMELGAVDEGRVEFRCSPDESHYNPIGRVHGGFVCTVLDSAAGCAVQSTLPIGVGYTSLDLTVSYLRGLHQDSGELLAVGTVVKPGRRVAFAEARVTDAQGRLVATATSTLLVFPLGESA from the coding sequence ATGGACGAGCTGCGCAGCAAGACGGTGACCTGGCACGATCCAATGGCCGGGGCGGCCGCGGCGACGCGGATGAACGGGCTGGACTACCTGCGGGCGATGCTGGACGGGACGATCCCGCCGCCGCCGATCATCACGCTGATGAATATGGAGCTCGGCGCGGTCGACGAGGGCCGGGTCGAGTTCCGCTGCTCGCCGGACGAATCGCACTACAACCCGATCGGGCGGGTGCACGGCGGCTTCGTCTGCACGGTGCTCGACTCGGCGGCGGGCTGCGCGGTGCAGTCGACGCTGCCGATCGGCGTCGGCTACACCTCGCTCGACCTCACCGTCAGCTACCTCCGCGGCCTGCACCAGGACAGCGGCGAGCTGCTCGCCGTCGGCACGGTCGTGAAGCCGGGCCGCCGCGTGGCGTTCGCGGAGGCGAGGGTGACCGACGCGCAGGGGCGCCTGGTCGCGACGGCCACGTCGACGCTGCTGGTGTTCCCGCTCGGCGAGAGCGCGTGA
- a CDS encoding pentapeptide repeat-containing protein: protein MTGTRTRVELGRREDLGADCANCFGLCCVALAFTRSADFPVDKPAGEPCANLDTEDACTIHRRLRPEGFAGCTVFDCFGAGQKVSMQTFGGVSWRSDAEVRARMFAVFPLMRRLHELLWYLDVALGLRGIDAALRDAVRVRFDAVHALTLADADAILAADVDAEYGAARPLLIAASAAARNDGPRRRRHGRLRLQPGADLVAAALAGADLRGADLRGSLLIAADLRGADLRGCDVLGADLRDADVAGADLSTAIYLTQAQVSSTRGDARTALPPDFERPSHWAASSGR from the coding sequence GTGACCGGCACCCGCACCCGCGTCGAGCTCGGCCGCCGGGAGGACCTCGGCGCCGACTGCGCCAACTGCTTCGGCCTCTGCTGCGTCGCCCTCGCGTTCACCCGCTCCGCCGACTTCCCGGTCGACAAGCCGGCCGGTGAGCCGTGCGCGAACCTCGACACTGAGGACGCCTGCACGATCCACCGGCGGCTGCGCCCCGAGGGCTTCGCCGGCTGCACCGTCTTCGACTGCTTCGGCGCCGGCCAGAAGGTCTCGATGCAGACGTTCGGCGGCGTCTCCTGGCGCAGCGACGCGGAGGTGCGCGCGCGGATGTTCGCGGTCTTCCCGCTGATGCGCCGCCTGCACGAGCTGCTCTGGTACCTCGACGTGGCCCTCGGCCTGCGCGGGATCGACGCCGCGCTGCGGGACGCGGTGCGCGTCCGCTTCGACGCGGTGCACGCCCTGACGCTCGCCGACGCCGACGCGATCCTCGCGGCCGACGTCGATGCGGAGTACGGCGCCGCCCGTCCGCTGCTGATCGCGGCGAGCGCGGCCGCGCGGAACGACGGGCCACGGCGGCGGCGGCACGGCCGGCTGCGCCTGCAGCCCGGCGCCGACCTCGTGGCGGCCGCCCTCGCGGGCGCCGATCTGCGGGGCGCCGACCTGCGCGGCTCCCTGCTGATCGCCGCGGACCTCCGGGGCGCGGATCTCCGCGGCTGCGACGTCCTCGGCGCCGATCTGCGGGACGCCGACGTGGCGGGGGCCGATCTCTCGACGGCGATCTACCTCACGCAGGCGCAGGTCAGCAGCACGCGCGGCGACGCGCGGACGGCGCTGCCGCCGGACTTCGAGCGCCCGTCGCACTGGGCGGCGAGCAGCGGACGCTGA
- a CDS encoding XRE family transcriptional regulator, translating to MRTETGDLLIEARSRAGLHQREMAERAGVAQSMISAYERGAREPTLPTLRRLLSAAGFTLDLSLERSAAPASALPGPVGRQVLRHRAELRRALRRRGVADARIFGSTARGDDRPDSDLDLLVTIPAGLGVLGLAGLERELGDILGAPVDLVPEQGLKEHVRRAIEPDLTPL from the coding sequence ATGCGCACGGAGACCGGAGACCTGCTGATCGAAGCGCGATCGCGGGCCGGACTGCATCAGCGCGAGATGGCGGAGCGAGCCGGAGTCGCCCAGAGCATGATCAGCGCCTACGAGAGAGGCGCGCGAGAGCCGACCCTCCCGACGTTGCGCCGTCTCCTCTCGGCTGCAGGCTTCACCCTCGACCTCTCGCTCGAGCGGAGCGCCGCACCGGCCTCGGCGCTCCCGGGGCCTGTCGGGCGGCAGGTCCTGCGCCACCGTGCCGAGCTCCGCCGGGCGCTGCGTCGTCGCGGCGTCGCCGATGCGCGGATCTTCGGATCCACTGCCCGCGGAGACGACCGCCCGGACAGTGACCTCGATCTCCTCGTGACGATCCCAGCCGGTCTCGGCGTCCTCGGTCTGGCAGGCCTCGAGCGCGAGCTGGGCGACATCCTCGGCGCTCCCGTCGACCTCGTCCCCGAGCAGGGGCTCAAGGAGCACGTGCGCCGCGCCATCGAGCCGGACCTGACGCCGCTGTGA
- the rpmG gene encoding 50S ribosomal protein L33, protein MAKQQDVRPIIKLRSTAGTGYTYVTKKNRRNDPDRLVLKKYDPVVRKHVDFREER, encoded by the coding sequence ATGGCCAAGCAGCAGGACGTCCGTCCGATCATCAAGCTCCGCTCGACGGCCGGAACCGGTTACACCTACGTGACCAAGAAGAACCGCCGCAACGACCCCGACCGTCTCGTGCTCAAGAAGTACGACCCCGTAGTGCGCAAGCACGTCGACTTCCGCGAGGAGCGCTAA
- the rpmB gene encoding 50S ribosomal protein L28 → MAAVCQVTGAVPGFGHAISHSHRRTKRRFDPNVQKKTYYVPSLRRNVTLTLSAKGIKVIDARGIESVVKDVLARGVKI, encoded by the coding sequence ATGGCAGCAGTCTGCCAGGTGACCGGAGCCGTTCCCGGCTTCGGACACGCCATCTCGCACTCGCACCGGCGCACCAAGCGCCGCTTCGACCCGAACGTGCAGAAGAAGACGTACTACGTCCCGTCCCTGCGCCGTAACGTCACGCTGACGCTGTCGGCCAAGGGCATCAAGGTCATCGACGCCCGTGGCATCGAGTCCGTCGTGAAGGATGTTCTCGCTCGTGGGGTGAAGATCTAA
- a CDS encoding ArgP/LysG family DNA-binding transcriptional regulator — protein sequence MLTDDLDLARLRALAAAVRFGSFDAAARELHVTPSALSQRIKALESAAGRVLLVRSRPVVATEAGAGLLRLARQIELLTEDAVRALDGGAREGRGPVTVPMAVNADSLATWVLPALATVPEVVVELHREDQEHTTAFLRDGTVLAAVTAEAEAVLGCTVAPLGVMRYRAMAAPAFAERWFPEGPDAAALAVAPVVVFDEKDRLQARFLAAAGVEARPPQHRVPGSADFEQAVRLGLGWGMLPELQAPVGAPGLVPLGGAPVDVPLYWQQWSLHTPSLDAVAAAITTAAHTTLRV from the coding sequence ATGCTGACCGACGATCTCGACCTCGCCCGCCTCCGCGCCCTCGCCGCCGCGGTGCGCTTCGGCTCGTTCGACGCCGCCGCGCGCGAGCTGCACGTCACGCCCTCCGCGCTCAGCCAGCGGATCAAAGCGCTCGAATCGGCGGCCGGGCGGGTGCTGCTGGTCCGCTCGCGTCCCGTCGTCGCCACCGAGGCGGGCGCCGGCCTGCTCCGGCTGGCCCGTCAGATCGAGCTGCTCACCGAGGACGCCGTCCGCGCGCTCGACGGCGGTGCGCGCGAGGGCCGCGGACCGGTGACGGTGCCGATGGCGGTGAACGCCGACTCGCTCGCGACCTGGGTCCTGCCCGCGCTCGCGACCGTCCCCGAGGTCGTCGTCGAGCTGCACCGCGAGGACCAGGAGCACACCACCGCGTTCCTGCGCGACGGCACCGTGCTCGCCGCGGTGACGGCCGAGGCGGAGGCGGTGCTCGGCTGCACCGTCGCCCCGCTCGGCGTGATGCGCTACCGGGCGATGGCCGCCCCCGCCTTCGCCGAGCGCTGGTTCCCGGAGGGGCCGGACGCGGCGGCGCTCGCCGTCGCCCCCGTCGTCGTCTTCGACGAGAAGGACCGCCTGCAGGCCCGGTTCCTCGCCGCGGCCGGCGTCGAGGCCCGCCCGCCGCAGCACCGCGTGCCCGGCTCGGCCGACTTCGAGCAGGCCGTGCGCCTGGGCCTCGGCTGGGGCATGCTCCCCGAGCTGCAGGCCCCCGTCGGCGCGCCGGGCCTCGTCCCCCTCGGTGGCGCCCCCGTCGACGTCCCCCTCTACTGGCAGCAGTGGTCCCTGCACACCCCGAGCCTCGACGCGGTCGCCGCCGCGATCACCACCGCCGCCCACACGACCCTGCGCGTCTGA
- a CDS encoding LysE/ArgO family amino acid transporter, protein MSPLLAAVSGLGFGLSLIIAIGAQNAFVLRQGLRREHVLAVVAICALADAALIILGIAGIGAVLESAPWLLVVIRWGGIVFLLAYAVLAARRALRPGTLEGDPAGASTSLRTAIGTCLALTLLNPHVYLDTVVLLGSVANTHGDERWWFGAGAALGSVLWFTALGFGARALRPLFRSRTAWRVLDGAVAVVMVVLAVSLALSS, encoded by the coding sequence GTGTCCCCCCTCCTCGCCGCCGTGTCCGGCCTCGGCTTCGGCCTCTCGCTCATCATCGCCATCGGCGCGCAGAACGCCTTCGTGCTGCGGCAGGGGCTCCGCCGCGAGCACGTGCTCGCCGTCGTCGCGATCTGCGCCCTGGCGGATGCGGCGCTGATCATCCTCGGCATCGCCGGGATCGGCGCGGTGCTCGAGTCGGCGCCGTGGCTGCTGGTGGTCATCCGCTGGGGCGGGATCGTCTTCCTGCTCGCCTACGCGGTGCTCGCCGCGCGGCGGGCCCTGCGCCCGGGGACGCTCGAGGGCGACCCGGCCGGTGCCTCCACCTCGCTGCGGACGGCGATCGGCACCTGCCTCGCCCTGACACTGCTCAACCCGCACGTGTACCTCGACACGGTGGTGCTGCTCGGCTCCGTCGCGAACACGCACGGCGACGAGCGCTGGTGGTTCGGCGCGGGGGCGGCGCTGGGCAGCGTGCTGTGGTTCACCGCGTTGGGCTTCGGGGCGCGGGCGCTGCGCCCACTGTTCCGCAGCCGGACGGCCTGGCGGGTGCTCGACGGCGCGGTCGCGGTCGTGATGGTGGTGCTGGCGGTGTCGCTGGCACTGTCGTCCTGA
- a CDS encoding GntR family transcriptional regulator: MLLRVDHSSPRSLADQLEAQVRAAVAAGELSAGDRLPPARELADSLGINMHTVLRAYGALRDDGILQMRRGRGAWIAESAGPGLVRVTALVEQLAAEARRSGISRADVIRLLERTAP, from the coding sequence ATGCTGCTGCGCGTCGACCACTCCTCGCCGCGCTCGCTGGCCGATCAGCTCGAGGCGCAGGTCCGCGCCGCTGTGGCGGCGGGCGAGCTCTCGGCGGGCGACCGCCTGCCCCCGGCGCGCGAGCTGGCCGACTCCCTCGGCATCAACATGCACACCGTTCTGCGCGCCTACGGTGCGCTCCGCGACGACGGGATCCTGCAGATGCGACGGGGGCGCGGCGCCTGGATCGCGGAGTCGGCCGGCCCCGGCCTCGTGCGCGTCACCGCCCTCGTCGAGCAGCTCGCCGCCGAGGCCCGCCGCAGCGGCATCAGCCGCGCCGACGTCATCCGCCTTCTCGAGAGGACCGCACCGTGA
- a CDS encoding HepT-like ribonuclease domain-containing protein gives MSREPRHRLADIAAAAAAIRAHLDRGGLDDGLVFDAVRMRLVEIGEAVKDLPQSLLETEPEVPWRDVAGMRDRLAHRYFDTTHAILAATVTTELPALEAAVQRLRERASED, from the coding sequence GTGAGCAGAGAGCCGCGCCATCGTCTGGCCGACATCGCTGCCGCTGCCGCGGCTATCCGAGCGCACCTCGACCGCGGTGGACTCGACGACGGTCTGGTGTTCGACGCCGTGCGGATGCGCCTCGTCGAGATCGGCGAGGCCGTCAAAGATCTCCCGCAGAGTCTTCTCGAGACGGAACCGGAGGTGCCGTGGCGAGATGTCGCCGGGATGCGCGACCGACTCGCGCACCGCTACTTCGACACCACGCACGCCATCCTTGCGGCGACGGTGACCACGGAACTGCCCGCGCTCGAGGCCGCGGTCCAGCGTCTGCGCGAGCGCGCATCCGAGGATTGA
- the deoC gene encoding deoxyribose-phosphate aldolase, with product MTSSLPTVAEIAALIDHAILKPELTRTEVDAQLDEARAAGVFSVCVRPSDIAHAVRRLEGSGVLVGTVIGFPHGTTSTAAKVAESTQALADGAVELDMVVNIGRLRSGLLEDVEADIRAVVEAAEGHVVKVILETSYLDDEQIVAGSEAAERAGADFVKTATGFGGGGANEHDLRLMRGSVSDAVQVKASGGVRDLDTLLAFRELGVTRFGTSGSATILGDLTARQSGDASAARVDTASY from the coding sequence ATGACAAGCAGCCTTCCGACCGTCGCCGAGATCGCGGCGCTCATCGACCACGCGATCCTCAAGCCCGAGCTGACCCGCACCGAGGTCGACGCGCAGCTCGACGAGGCGCGCGCGGCCGGCGTCTTCAGCGTCTGCGTGCGCCCCTCCGACATCGCGCACGCCGTCCGCCGGCTCGAGGGCTCGGGTGTCCTCGTCGGGACGGTCATCGGCTTCCCGCACGGCACGACGTCGACCGCGGCGAAGGTCGCGGAGTCGACGCAGGCCCTCGCCGACGGTGCCGTCGAGCTCGACATGGTCGTCAACATCGGGCGCCTGCGCAGCGGCCTCCTGGAGGACGTCGAGGCCGACATCCGCGCGGTCGTCGAGGCCGCCGAGGGCCACGTCGTCAAGGTCATCCTCGAGACCAGCTACCTCGACGACGAGCAGATCGTCGCCGGCAGCGAGGCCGCCGAGCGCGCGGGCGCCGACTTCGTCAAGACCGCGACCGGCTTCGGCGGCGGCGGCGCGAACGAGCACGACCTGCGCCTGATGCGCGGCTCCGTCTCCGACGCCGTCCAGGTCAAGGCCTCGGGAGGCGTCCGCGACCTCGACACGCTCCTCGCCTTCCGCGAGCTCGGCGTCACCCGCTTCGGCACGAGCGGCTCGGCGACCATCCTCGGCGACCTCACCGCCCGTCAGTCCGGCGACGCCTCCGCCGCCCGCGTCGACACCGCGTCGTACTGA
- a CDS encoding alpha/beta hydrolase — protein MPTTASRPTIFALHGLGLSGRLFDPLARELADTAEVVAIDLPGYGDARDAGDTSLDAMTSAVIRTIREHGASRWLLVGHSMGGKVASLVAARTLSGRSGLFGLAGVVLLAGSPLSPEPMPEEKRSEMLGWVADGPLDAEHARTFLEQNIGGALPAAEDRQALADLLRSSPAAWRDWLETGSREDRTDVADLLSALPALLIAGGEDGDLGADGQRATNARSYPRARLLELPGAGHLLPIERPVEVAAAIRAFWTDEAGTGPAVPADVAETIRSSRTTSRIRALFAERLLADDPAYAPKALTPAQLTTLRAVADRVVPQDSGDSAAPGRIDLAARVDAQLAAGRGDGWRNADLPSDPEAYRLGLDALAGVDDLSPEEQDARLEALGTEPLGAFSAEQAKAWFEDCRNDLVRQWLAHPASLARIGFDGYATGGDVLPLLGFTALGADAHDTWEPGTREPGTGEPSTPQTSTRNPR, from the coding sequence ATGCCCACGACCGCGAGCCGGCCGACGATCTTCGCCCTGCACGGGCTCGGCCTCAGCGGCCGCCTCTTCGATCCGCTCGCCCGCGAGCTCGCCGACACGGCGGAGGTGGTGGCGATCGATCTGCCCGGCTACGGCGACGCGCGCGACGCCGGCGACACCTCCCTCGACGCGATGACGTCCGCGGTGATCCGCACGATCCGCGAGCACGGCGCCTCGCGCTGGCTGCTCGTCGGGCACAGCATGGGCGGGAAGGTCGCCTCGCTGGTGGCCGCGCGCACGCTGTCGGGCCGCTCCGGACTCTTCGGGCTCGCGGGCGTCGTGCTGCTGGCCGGCTCGCCGCTCTCGCCCGAGCCGATGCCCGAGGAGAAGCGGAGCGAGATGCTCGGCTGGGTCGCCGACGGCCCCCTCGACGCGGAGCACGCGCGCACCTTCCTCGAGCAGAACATCGGCGGCGCCCTCCCCGCCGCCGAGGACCGGCAGGCGCTCGCCGATCTGCTCCGCTCCTCCCCCGCCGCCTGGCGCGACTGGCTGGAGACCGGCAGCCGCGAGGACCGCACGGACGTCGCCGATCTGCTCTCCGCCCTGCCCGCGCTGCTGATCGCGGGCGGCGAGGACGGCGACCTCGGCGCCGACGGCCAGCGCGCGACCAACGCCCGCAGCTACCCGCGCGCCCGCCTCCTCGAGCTGCCCGGCGCCGGCCATCTGCTGCCGATCGAGCGGCCGGTCGAGGTCGCCGCGGCGATCCGCGCCTTCTGGACCGACGAGGCCGGCACCGGACCGGCCGTGCCCGCCGACGTCGCGGAGACGATCCGCTCCAGCCGCACCACCTCCCGGATCCGCGCGCTCTTCGCCGAGCGCCTGCTCGCCGACGACCCGGCGTACGCGCCGAAGGCGCTCACTCCCGCCCAGCTGACGACGCTGCGCGCCGTCGCGGACCGGGTGGTCCCGCAGGACAGCGGAGACAGCGCCGCCCCCGGCCGGATCGACCTCGCCGCCCGCGTCGACGCCCAGCTCGCGGCCGGCCGCGGCGACGGCTGGCGCAACGCCGACCTGCCGAGCGACCCCGAGGCCTACCGCCTCGGCCTCGACGCGCTCGCCGGAGTCGACGACCTCTCCCCCGAGGAGCAGGACGCGCGGCTCGAGGCATTGGGCACCGAGCCGCTCGGCGCGTTCAGCGCGGAGCAGGCGAAGGCCTGGTTCGAGGACTGCCGCAACGACCTGGTCCGGCAGTGGCTCGCGCACCCCGCGAGCCTCGCGCGCATCGGCTTCGACGGCTACGCCACCGGCGGCGACGTCCTCCCGCTCCTGGGCTTCACCGCCCTCGGCGCCGACGCGCACGACACCTGGGAGCCCGGCACCCGCGAGCCCGGCACCGGCGAACCCAGCACCCCGCAGACCAGCACGAGGAACCCCCGATGA
- a CDS encoding GMC family oxidoreductase: protein MNTTGMRRYSPDEVVDAVVIGTGAGGAPILATLAARGLRVVALEAGPHFDPLTFTADETEATEINWMEERLSGGSTPTAFGPNNSGRGVGGSTLHWGAFTPRPDPRDLLLRTESGLGRDWPVTHAELVPYLERAEATIGVSGPADYPWDPSRRYLQAPVDRNASAEMMLRGCAALGIRATDAPAAVLSAGRDQEAHGERASCRNCGQCHQGCRTGAKGSMDTSYLPLAVRDGAEIRAESFVHGIELDAAGKVSAVLYTADGVERRQRCSALFLCAGGVETPRLLLHTGVANSSGLVGRNFLAHGATQVWGTFDEEMRGYRGYPSSVITEDTVRPADADFAGGYLIQSLGTMPLTQATSFVRGGGLWGPSLMQALDDYRFMAGVGINAECLPSDDNRLVLTDELDEHGVPKARITFSPGSNEEAIDQHAIRTMTAIVEAAGARSTRVIARTAHTLGTCRMGTDPGDAVVDGDGRSFDVPNLFVCDNSVFPSAVIANPALLTVALALRTADRFLAA, encoded by the coding sequence ATGAACACCACCGGCATGCGCCGCTACTCCCCCGACGAGGTCGTCGACGCCGTCGTGATCGGCACCGGCGCCGGGGGCGCCCCGATCCTGGCGACCCTCGCCGCGCGCGGCCTCCGGGTCGTCGCACTGGAGGCCGGACCGCACTTCGATCCGCTGACCTTCACCGCCGACGAGACCGAGGCGACCGAGATCAACTGGATGGAGGAGCGCCTCAGCGGCGGGAGCACGCCCACCGCCTTCGGCCCGAACAACAGCGGTCGCGGCGTGGGCGGCTCGACCCTGCACTGGGGCGCCTTCACCCCGCGCCCCGACCCGCGCGACCTGCTGCTGCGGACCGAGTCGGGCCTCGGCCGCGACTGGCCCGTGACGCACGCCGAGCTCGTGCCCTACCTGGAGCGGGCGGAGGCGACCATCGGCGTCTCCGGGCCGGCCGACTACCCGTGGGACCCCTCGCGCCGCTACCTGCAGGCGCCGGTGGACCGCAACGCCTCGGCCGAGATGATGCTGCGCGGCTGCGCGGCCCTCGGGATCCGCGCCACCGACGCTCCCGCCGCCGTCCTCAGCGCGGGCCGGGACCAGGAGGCGCACGGCGAGCGCGCCTCCTGCCGCAACTGCGGTCAGTGCCACCAGGGCTGCCGCACCGGCGCCAAGGGGAGCATGGACACCTCCTACCTGCCGCTCGCGGTGCGCGACGGCGCCGAGATCCGCGCGGAGTCCTTCGTGCACGGGATCGAGCTCGACGCGGCCGGGAAGGTCAGCGCCGTGCTCTACACCGCGGACGGGGTCGAGCGCCGGCAGCGCTGCTCCGCCCTCTTCCTCTGCGCCGGCGGCGTGGAGACGCCGCGGCTGCTCCTGCACACCGGCGTCGCGAACAGCAGCGGACTGGTCGGGCGCAACTTCCTCGCGCACGGCGCCACCCAGGTCTGGGGCACCTTCGACGAGGAGATGCGCGGCTACCGCGGCTACCCCTCTTCCGTGATCACCGAGGACACCGTGCGCCCGGCCGACGCGGACTTCGCCGGCGGCTACCTGATCCAGAGCCTCGGCACGATGCCGCTCACCCAGGCGACGTCGTTCGTCCGCGGCGGCGGGCTGTGGGGGCCGTCGCTGATGCAGGCGCTCGACGACTACCGCTTCATGGCCGGCGTCGGCATCAACGCGGAGTGCCTGCCCTCGGACGACAACCGGCTCGTGCTGACCGACGAGCTCGACGAGCACGGGGTGCCGAAGGCGCGGATCACCTTCTCGCCGGGCTCGAACGAGGAGGCGATCGACCAGCACGCGATCCGGACGATGACCGCGATCGTCGAGGCGGCGGGCGCGCGCAGCACCCGGGTGATCGCCCGCACGGCGCACACGCTCGGCACCTGCCGGATGGGCACCGACCCGGGCGACGCGGTGGTGGACGGCGACGGCCGCAGCTTCGACGTGCCGAACCTCTTCGTCTGCGACAACTCGGTCTTCCCGAGCGCGGTCATCGCGAACCCGGCGCTGCTGACGGTCGCGCTCGCGCTCCGCACGGCGGACCGCTTCCTCGCGGCGTAG